In one window of Solanum pennellii chromosome 2, SPENNV200 DNA:
- the LOC107008661 gene encoding uncharacterized protein LOC107008661 isoform X4 gives MGEFERDEYEEYEDLDEYEEESGAEEYEEEETPQAPEELLEYLELRQRLKEGIRKQMKKELGSANGLPGEIKKTLPRDNYGSFFGPSQPVIAQRVIQESKSLLENPNLVAKVMKSNHTLKTKVQMLRNTRDYSFLLSDDAELPVPPKVAQGVIYSENLFYFFSAARVALPPSTKQSSSNTGRKLRDDHVVRKRILGSSQMPHRLLSQKSVSVSKQTQLSLDSRKQLGSSKGSEPGRPLGVQPKIIGGPNGKRVLTPCVKSTVPALHKSTSSKLQPSIPRQYLVPKKEILQSGKSKVMPQQAEPSYKQKLIMQKQIKQLPPKNATRFLEDRRPARKPMRHEEEEDGAEAISMIRRMFRYNPNRYQDEDDTSDMEANFDDILREEKRSAKIAKKEDEEELRKIEEEERRERLRKESKKRKLSNQ, from the exons ATGGGCGAATTTGAAAGagat GAATATGAGGAGTATGAAGATTTGGATGAATATGAGGAAGAAAGCGGTGCAGAGGAATATGAGGAGGAAGAAACCCCGCAGGCTCCAGAAGAGTTGTTGGAGTACTTGGAGCTGAGACAACGACTGAAAGAAGGCATCCGGAAGCAGATGAAGAAAGAATTAGGTTCTGCTAATGGCCTTCCCGGTGAAATTAAAAAGACATTGCCAAGGGACAA TTATGGTTCCTTCTTTGGACCTTCACAGCCTGTAATTGCTCAAAGAGTAATCCAAGAAAGCAAGTCACTATTGGAGAACCCAAATTTGGTAGCAAAAGTCATGAAGTCAAACCACACT TTAAAAACGAAGGTGCAGATGTTAAGAAATACAAGAGATTACTCATTTCTATTATCTGATGATGCTGAACTTCCTGTTCCACCAAAAG TGGCTCAGGGTGTAATCTATTCAGAAAacttattctattttttttctgcTGCACGAGTAGCTTTACCACCAAGCACCAAGCAATCTTCAAGCAATACTGGGAGAAAGTTGCGAGATGATCATGTAGTACGGAAACGTATACTGGGAAGCAGTCAAATGCCACATCGACTGTTGAGTCAGAAATCTGTTTCTGTTAGTAAACAAACTCAACTATCATTAGATTCTAGGAAACAACTGGGTAGCAGTAAAGGGAGTGAGCCTGGCCGGCCTTTGGGAGTGCAGCCCAAAATCATAGGTGGTCCAAACGGCAAGAGGGTTTTGACACCATGCGTAAAGAGCACTGTGCCTGCTTTGCATAAGTCAACCTCTTCAAAGTTGCAACCTTCTATTCCAAGGCAATACTTGGTACCGAAAAAGGAAATACTACAATCAGGAAAATCAAAGGTGATGCCCCAACAAGCTGAGCCTTCATACAAACAGAAGCTGATCATGCAGAAACAG ATAAAGCAACTGCCTCCTAAAAATGCAACTCGTTTTTTGGAAGATAGGCGCCCTGCAAGAAAGCCGAtgagacatgaagaagaagaagatggagCAGAAGCTATTAGTATGATTAGGAGGATGTTTAG GTATAATCCCAACAGGTATCAAGATGAGGATGATACTAGTGATATGGAGGCTAATTTTGATGACATACTGAGGGAAGAAAAACGAAG TGCGAAAATAGCAAAGAAAGAGGATGAAGAAGAACTCCGGaagatagaagaagaagaaaggaggGAGCGGTTGAGGAAAGAGTCAAAGAAGCGCAAGTTGAGCAATCAGTGA
- the LOC107008661 gene encoding uncharacterized protein LOC107008661 isoform X1 yields the protein MGEFERDEYEEYEDLDEYEEESGAEEYEEEETPQAPEELLEYLELRQRLKEGIRKQMKKELGSANGLPGEIKKTLPRDNYGSFFGPSQPVIAQRVIQESKSLLENPNLVAKVMKSNHTNNKSSSSEHTGLKSGTSNNAPEVNNGLKTKVQMLRNTRDYSFLLSDDAELPVPPKVAQGVIYSENLFYFFSAARVALPPSTKQSSSNTGRKLRDDHVVRKRILGSSQMPHRLLSQKSVSVSKQTQLSLDSRKQLGSSKGSEPGRPLGVQPKIIGGPNGKRVLTPCVKSTVPALHKSTSSKLQPSIPRQYLVPKKEILQSGKSKVMPQQAEPSYKQKLIMQKQIKQLPPKNATRFLEDRRPARKPMRHEEEEDGAEAISMIRRMFRYNPNRYQDEDDTSDMEANFDDILREEKRSAKIAKKEDEEELRKIEEEERRERLRKESKKRKLSNQ from the exons ATGGGCGAATTTGAAAGagat GAATATGAGGAGTATGAAGATTTGGATGAATATGAGGAAGAAAGCGGTGCAGAGGAATATGAGGAGGAAGAAACCCCGCAGGCTCCAGAAGAGTTGTTGGAGTACTTGGAGCTGAGACAACGACTGAAAGAAGGCATCCGGAAGCAGATGAAGAAAGAATTAGGTTCTGCTAATGGCCTTCCCGGTGAAATTAAAAAGACATTGCCAAGGGACAA TTATGGTTCCTTCTTTGGACCTTCACAGCCTGTAATTGCTCAAAGAGTAATCCAAGAAAGCAAGTCACTATTGGAGAACCCAAATTTGGTAGCAAAAGTCATGAAGTCAAACCACACT AACAATAAGAGCTCTTCATCAGAACACACAGGATTAAAATCTGGTACCAGCAACAATGCACCGGAAGTCAATAATGGG TTAAAAACGAAGGTGCAGATGTTAAGAAATACAAGAGATTACTCATTTCTATTATCTGATGATGCTGAACTTCCTGTTCCACCAAAAG TGGCTCAGGGTGTAATCTATTCAGAAAacttattctattttttttctgcTGCACGAGTAGCTTTACCACCAAGCACCAAGCAATCTTCAAGCAATACTGGGAGAAAGTTGCGAGATGATCATGTAGTACGGAAACGTATACTGGGAAGCAGTCAAATGCCACATCGACTGTTGAGTCAGAAATCTGTTTCTGTTAGTAAACAAACTCAACTATCATTAGATTCTAGGAAACAACTGGGTAGCAGTAAAGGGAGTGAGCCTGGCCGGCCTTTGGGAGTGCAGCCCAAAATCATAGGTGGTCCAAACGGCAAGAGGGTTTTGACACCATGCGTAAAGAGCACTGTGCCTGCTTTGCATAAGTCAACCTCTTCAAAGTTGCAACCTTCTATTCCAAGGCAATACTTGGTACCGAAAAAGGAAATACTACAATCAGGAAAATCAAAGGTGATGCCCCAACAAGCTGAGCCTTCATACAAACAGAAGCTGATCATGCAGAAACAG ATAAAGCAACTGCCTCCTAAAAATGCAACTCGTTTTTTGGAAGATAGGCGCCCTGCAAGAAAGCCGAtgagacatgaagaagaagaagatggagCAGAAGCTATTAGTATGATTAGGAGGATGTTTAG GTATAATCCCAACAGGTATCAAGATGAGGATGATACTAGTGATATGGAGGCTAATTTTGATGACATACTGAGGGAAGAAAAACGAAG TGCGAAAATAGCAAAGAAAGAGGATGAAGAAGAACTCCGGaagatagaagaagaagaaaggaggGAGCGGTTGAGGAAAGAGTCAAAGAAGCGCAAGTTGAGCAATCAGTGA
- the LOC107008661 gene encoding uncharacterized protein LOC107008661 isoform X6, with translation MGEFERDEYEEYEDLDEYEEESGAEEYEEEETPQAPEELLEYLELRQRLKEGIRKQMKKELGSANGLPGEIKKTLPRDNYGSFFGPSQPVIAQRVIQESKSLLENPNLVAKVMKSNHTLKTKVQMLRNTRDYSFLLSDDAELPVPPKALPPSTKQSSSNTGRKLRDDHVVRKRILGSSQMPHRLLSQKSVSVSKQTQLSLDSRKQLGSSKGSEPGRPLGVQPKIIGGPNGKRVLTPCVKSTVPALHKSTSSKLQPSIPRQYLVPKKEILQSGKSKVMPQQAEPSYKQKLIMQKQIKQLPPKNATRFLEDRRPARKPMRHEEEEDGAEAISMIRRMFRYNPNRYQDEDDTSDMEANFDDILREEKRSAKIAKKEDEEELRKIEEEERRERLRKESKKRKLSNQ, from the exons ATGGGCGAATTTGAAAGagat GAATATGAGGAGTATGAAGATTTGGATGAATATGAGGAAGAAAGCGGTGCAGAGGAATATGAGGAGGAAGAAACCCCGCAGGCTCCAGAAGAGTTGTTGGAGTACTTGGAGCTGAGACAACGACTGAAAGAAGGCATCCGGAAGCAGATGAAGAAAGAATTAGGTTCTGCTAATGGCCTTCCCGGTGAAATTAAAAAGACATTGCCAAGGGACAA TTATGGTTCCTTCTTTGGACCTTCACAGCCTGTAATTGCTCAAAGAGTAATCCAAGAAAGCAAGTCACTATTGGAGAACCCAAATTTGGTAGCAAAAGTCATGAAGTCAAACCACACT TTAAAAACGAAGGTGCAGATGTTAAGAAATACAAGAGATTACTCATTTCTATTATCTGATGATGCTGAACTTCCTGTTCCACCAAAAG CTTTACCACCAAGCACCAAGCAATCTTCAAGCAATACTGGGAGAAAGTTGCGAGATGATCATGTAGTACGGAAACGTATACTGGGAAGCAGTCAAATGCCACATCGACTGTTGAGTCAGAAATCTGTTTCTGTTAGTAAACAAACTCAACTATCATTAGATTCTAGGAAACAACTGGGTAGCAGTAAAGGGAGTGAGCCTGGCCGGCCTTTGGGAGTGCAGCCCAAAATCATAGGTGGTCCAAACGGCAAGAGGGTTTTGACACCATGCGTAAAGAGCACTGTGCCTGCTTTGCATAAGTCAACCTCTTCAAAGTTGCAACCTTCTATTCCAAGGCAATACTTGGTACCGAAAAAGGAAATACTACAATCAGGAAAATCAAAGGTGATGCCCCAACAAGCTGAGCCTTCATACAAACAGAAGCTGATCATGCAGAAACAG ATAAAGCAACTGCCTCCTAAAAATGCAACTCGTTTTTTGGAAGATAGGCGCCCTGCAAGAAAGCCGAtgagacatgaagaagaagaagatggagCAGAAGCTATTAGTATGATTAGGAGGATGTTTAG GTATAATCCCAACAGGTATCAAGATGAGGATGATACTAGTGATATGGAGGCTAATTTTGATGACATACTGAGGGAAGAAAAACGAAG TGCGAAAATAGCAAAGAAAGAGGATGAAGAAGAACTCCGGaagatagaagaagaagaaaggaggGAGCGGTTGAGGAAAGAGTCAAAGAAGCGCAAGTTGAGCAATCAGTGA
- the LOC107008661 gene encoding uncharacterized protein LOC107008661 isoform X3, protein MGEFERDEYEEYEDLDEYEEESGAEEYEEEETPQAPEELLEYLELRQRLKEGIRKQMKKELGSANGLPGEIKKTLPRDNYGSFFGPSQPVIAQRVIQESKSLLENPNLVAKVMKSNHTNNKSSSSEHTGLKSGTSNNAPEVNNGLKTKVQMLRNTRDYSFLLSDDAELPVPPKALPPSTKQSSSNTGRKLRDDHVVRKRILGSSQMPHRLLSQKSVSVSKQTQLSLDSRKQLGSSKGSEPGRPLGVQPKIIGGPNGKRVLTPCVKSTVPALHKSTSSKLQPSIPRQYLVPKKEILQSGKSKVMPQQAEPSYKQKLIMQKQIKQLPPKNATRFLEDRRPARKPMRHEEEEDGAEAISMIRRMFRYNPNRYQDEDDTSDMEANFDDILREEKRSAKIAKKEDEEELRKIEEEERRERLRKESKKRKLSNQ, encoded by the exons ATGGGCGAATTTGAAAGagat GAATATGAGGAGTATGAAGATTTGGATGAATATGAGGAAGAAAGCGGTGCAGAGGAATATGAGGAGGAAGAAACCCCGCAGGCTCCAGAAGAGTTGTTGGAGTACTTGGAGCTGAGACAACGACTGAAAGAAGGCATCCGGAAGCAGATGAAGAAAGAATTAGGTTCTGCTAATGGCCTTCCCGGTGAAATTAAAAAGACATTGCCAAGGGACAA TTATGGTTCCTTCTTTGGACCTTCACAGCCTGTAATTGCTCAAAGAGTAATCCAAGAAAGCAAGTCACTATTGGAGAACCCAAATTTGGTAGCAAAAGTCATGAAGTCAAACCACACT AACAATAAGAGCTCTTCATCAGAACACACAGGATTAAAATCTGGTACCAGCAACAATGCACCGGAAGTCAATAATGGG TTAAAAACGAAGGTGCAGATGTTAAGAAATACAAGAGATTACTCATTTCTATTATCTGATGATGCTGAACTTCCTGTTCCACCAAAAG CTTTACCACCAAGCACCAAGCAATCTTCAAGCAATACTGGGAGAAAGTTGCGAGATGATCATGTAGTACGGAAACGTATACTGGGAAGCAGTCAAATGCCACATCGACTGTTGAGTCAGAAATCTGTTTCTGTTAGTAAACAAACTCAACTATCATTAGATTCTAGGAAACAACTGGGTAGCAGTAAAGGGAGTGAGCCTGGCCGGCCTTTGGGAGTGCAGCCCAAAATCATAGGTGGTCCAAACGGCAAGAGGGTTTTGACACCATGCGTAAAGAGCACTGTGCCTGCTTTGCATAAGTCAACCTCTTCAAAGTTGCAACCTTCTATTCCAAGGCAATACTTGGTACCGAAAAAGGAAATACTACAATCAGGAAAATCAAAGGTGATGCCCCAACAAGCTGAGCCTTCATACAAACAGAAGCTGATCATGCAGAAACAG ATAAAGCAACTGCCTCCTAAAAATGCAACTCGTTTTTTGGAAGATAGGCGCCCTGCAAGAAAGCCGAtgagacatgaagaagaagaagatggagCAGAAGCTATTAGTATGATTAGGAGGATGTTTAG GTATAATCCCAACAGGTATCAAGATGAGGATGATACTAGTGATATGGAGGCTAATTTTGATGACATACTGAGGGAAGAAAAACGAAG TGCGAAAATAGCAAAGAAAGAGGATGAAGAAGAACTCCGGaagatagaagaagaagaaaggaggGAGCGGTTGAGGAAAGAGTCAAAGAAGCGCAAGTTGAGCAATCAGTGA
- the LOC107008661 gene encoding uncharacterized protein LOC107008661 isoform X5 encodes MGEFERDEYEEYEDLDEYEEESGAEEYEEEETPQAPEELLEYLELRQRLKEGIRKQMKKELGSANGLPGEIKKTLPRDNYGSFFGPSQPVIAQRVIQESKSLLENPNLVAKVMKSNHTLKTKVQMLRNTRDYSFLLSDDAELPVPPKGSLLHKASVANSALPPSTKQSSSNTGRKLRDDHVVRKRILGSSQMPHRLLSQKSVSVSKQTQLSLDSRKQLGSSKGSEPGRPLGVQPKIIGGPNGKRVLTPCVKSTVPALHKSTSSKLQPSIPRQYLVPKKEILQSGKSKVMPQQAEPSYKQKLIMQKQIKQLPPKNATRFLEDRRPARKPMRHEEEEDGAEAISMIRRMFRYNPNRYQDEDDTSDMEANFDDILREEKRSAKIAKKEDEEELRKIEEEERRERLRKESKKRKLSNQ; translated from the exons ATGGGCGAATTTGAAAGagat GAATATGAGGAGTATGAAGATTTGGATGAATATGAGGAAGAAAGCGGTGCAGAGGAATATGAGGAGGAAGAAACCCCGCAGGCTCCAGAAGAGTTGTTGGAGTACTTGGAGCTGAGACAACGACTGAAAGAAGGCATCCGGAAGCAGATGAAGAAAGAATTAGGTTCTGCTAATGGCCTTCCCGGTGAAATTAAAAAGACATTGCCAAGGGACAA TTATGGTTCCTTCTTTGGACCTTCACAGCCTGTAATTGCTCAAAGAGTAATCCAAGAAAGCAAGTCACTATTGGAGAACCCAAATTTGGTAGCAAAAGTCATGAAGTCAAACCACACT TTAAAAACGAAGGTGCAGATGTTAAGAAATACAAGAGATTACTCATTTCTATTATCTGATGATGCTGAACTTCCTGTTCCACCAAAAGGTTCTCTACTTCATAAAGCCTCTGTTGCTAATTCTG CTTTACCACCAAGCACCAAGCAATCTTCAAGCAATACTGGGAGAAAGTTGCGAGATGATCATGTAGTACGGAAACGTATACTGGGAAGCAGTCAAATGCCACATCGACTGTTGAGTCAGAAATCTGTTTCTGTTAGTAAACAAACTCAACTATCATTAGATTCTAGGAAACAACTGGGTAGCAGTAAAGGGAGTGAGCCTGGCCGGCCTTTGGGAGTGCAGCCCAAAATCATAGGTGGTCCAAACGGCAAGAGGGTTTTGACACCATGCGTAAAGAGCACTGTGCCTGCTTTGCATAAGTCAACCTCTTCAAAGTTGCAACCTTCTATTCCAAGGCAATACTTGGTACCGAAAAAGGAAATACTACAATCAGGAAAATCAAAGGTGATGCCCCAACAAGCTGAGCCTTCATACAAACAGAAGCTGATCATGCAGAAACAG ATAAAGCAACTGCCTCCTAAAAATGCAACTCGTTTTTTGGAAGATAGGCGCCCTGCAAGAAAGCCGAtgagacatgaagaagaagaagatggagCAGAAGCTATTAGTATGATTAGGAGGATGTTTAG GTATAATCCCAACAGGTATCAAGATGAGGATGATACTAGTGATATGGAGGCTAATTTTGATGACATACTGAGGGAAGAAAAACGAAG TGCGAAAATAGCAAAGAAAGAGGATGAAGAAGAACTCCGGaagatagaagaagaagaaaggaggGAGCGGTTGAGGAAAGAGTCAAAGAAGCGCAAGTTGAGCAATCAGTGA
- the LOC107008661 gene encoding uncharacterized protein LOC107008661 isoform X2, whose product MGEFERDEYEEYEDLDEYEEESGAEEYEEEETPQAPEELLEYLELRQRLKEGIRKQMKKELGSANGLPGEIKKTLPRDNYGSFFGPSQPVIAQRVIQESKSLLENPNLVAKVMKSNHTNNKSSSSEHTGLKSGTSNNAPEVNNGLKTKVQMLRNTRDYSFLLSDDAELPVPPKGSLLHKASVANSALPPSTKQSSSNTGRKLRDDHVVRKRILGSSQMPHRLLSQKSVSVSKQTQLSLDSRKQLGSSKGSEPGRPLGVQPKIIGGPNGKRVLTPCVKSTVPALHKSTSSKLQPSIPRQYLVPKKEILQSGKSKVMPQQAEPSYKQKLIMQKQIKQLPPKNATRFLEDRRPARKPMRHEEEEDGAEAISMIRRMFRYNPNRYQDEDDTSDMEANFDDILREEKRSAKIAKKEDEEELRKIEEEERRERLRKESKKRKLSNQ is encoded by the exons ATGGGCGAATTTGAAAGagat GAATATGAGGAGTATGAAGATTTGGATGAATATGAGGAAGAAAGCGGTGCAGAGGAATATGAGGAGGAAGAAACCCCGCAGGCTCCAGAAGAGTTGTTGGAGTACTTGGAGCTGAGACAACGACTGAAAGAAGGCATCCGGAAGCAGATGAAGAAAGAATTAGGTTCTGCTAATGGCCTTCCCGGTGAAATTAAAAAGACATTGCCAAGGGACAA TTATGGTTCCTTCTTTGGACCTTCACAGCCTGTAATTGCTCAAAGAGTAATCCAAGAAAGCAAGTCACTATTGGAGAACCCAAATTTGGTAGCAAAAGTCATGAAGTCAAACCACACT AACAATAAGAGCTCTTCATCAGAACACACAGGATTAAAATCTGGTACCAGCAACAATGCACCGGAAGTCAATAATGGG TTAAAAACGAAGGTGCAGATGTTAAGAAATACAAGAGATTACTCATTTCTATTATCTGATGATGCTGAACTTCCTGTTCCACCAAAAGGTTCTCTACTTCATAAAGCCTCTGTTGCTAATTCTG CTTTACCACCAAGCACCAAGCAATCTTCAAGCAATACTGGGAGAAAGTTGCGAGATGATCATGTAGTACGGAAACGTATACTGGGAAGCAGTCAAATGCCACATCGACTGTTGAGTCAGAAATCTGTTTCTGTTAGTAAACAAACTCAACTATCATTAGATTCTAGGAAACAACTGGGTAGCAGTAAAGGGAGTGAGCCTGGCCGGCCTTTGGGAGTGCAGCCCAAAATCATAGGTGGTCCAAACGGCAAGAGGGTTTTGACACCATGCGTAAAGAGCACTGTGCCTGCTTTGCATAAGTCAACCTCTTCAAAGTTGCAACCTTCTATTCCAAGGCAATACTTGGTACCGAAAAAGGAAATACTACAATCAGGAAAATCAAAGGTGATGCCCCAACAAGCTGAGCCTTCATACAAACAGAAGCTGATCATGCAGAAACAG ATAAAGCAACTGCCTCCTAAAAATGCAACTCGTTTTTTGGAAGATAGGCGCCCTGCAAGAAAGCCGAtgagacatgaagaagaagaagatggagCAGAAGCTATTAGTATGATTAGGAGGATGTTTAG GTATAATCCCAACAGGTATCAAGATGAGGATGATACTAGTGATATGGAGGCTAATTTTGATGACATACTGAGGGAAGAAAAACGAAG TGCGAAAATAGCAAAGAAAGAGGATGAAGAAGAACTCCGGaagatagaagaagaagaaaggaggGAGCGGTTGAGGAAAGAGTCAAAGAAGCGCAAGTTGAGCAATCAGTGA